The DNA window GAAAAAGCTTGGCGAGTTCCCGGCTGCGGTTTCAGAAGCTGCCGAAAAGCGTTTACCACATCGAATCACAAATTATATTAACGAATTGGCTTCTACTCTTCATAGCTTCTATAATGCGGAGAAGGTGCTAGATACAGAAAATATGGATCGTACAAAAGCTCGTTTAGCACTAATGAAAGCAGTACAAATTACATTACAAAACTCACTAGCGCTAATCGGAGTTTCTGCTCCTGAAAAAATGTAAGGTGTGACAAGAAGCATCTGGTGTTGGGACTTTTCCTAAAAACCAGATGTTTTTTGAGTAGAGAATTATTTTATTGGTCAAAATAAAATGAACTCTAATTATTGGAGGTTTACTAATTAATGAAAGAAGTTATATTATCACTTATTACAGGAATTATTGTAGGTTTTTTATTTGCCCTTTTAAAGCTACCTATACCTGCTCCACCTGCTCTTGCTGGGGTAACCGGGATAGTAGGGGTTTATCTAGGGTTTAAATTATTTCAAATGGTTGCACCGATGTTTACAAAATAAAAAAACCGCCATATTGGTGGTTTTTTTATTTAGCTGCTATATGTATTTCCTGGTGGATAATAGTAGGGTGGTACCT is part of the Cytobacillus luteolus genome and encodes:
- a CDS encoding XapX domain-containing protein is translated as MKEVILSLITGIIVGFLFALLKLPIPAPPALAGVTGIVGVYLGFKLFQMVAPMFTK